CACttctaaatgaaaaaaatattaattttgtttctgTATTAATGTATGGATTCATGTTTTTCACTGCCTGAAAATGCCCTCTATATTGTTCAGGTTGGTTTTTCTCATACAAACATCCTTAGGAGCATTGTTCACCATGCTTGCTTGCGGTTTCCAAACCTTGCATCAGTAAGTGGTATATCAGGTCTGATTCCAAGCAGATCAAAATCTTCAGAAGTTAATAAGTCATTTGCCCCTCGTGAAGGAGCTCGAAaagtttttgtcatttttgGAGGGGACACATCAGAACGGCAAGTATCTCTTATGAGTGGTACAAATGTTTGGCTTAATTTGCTAGGCTTCGATGATGTAAGTGTCGACAAAACCTTCAAGTAAAAGTTCAGTATACATAATACCCTGATAGTCCATCTGATAAATTGTAGTTATGTGCTCGAACTttaattctctcttttttttttttacaaaattttaaggAAATAGATGTGTAAGCATTAATTTCATAATTCTTGCACTTTTTTTTTGAGCTGTTTCATGTTTTTTCGCCTTTAGAATCATCATATGATGTGTTGTAATAAATATATCAAAACATACCAAATAGGCCAATATCTTATTTTTGTGGGGTAAGTCAAGCAAGGGTTATTTTAGACTAAAAATGTTTcataaatatgatattttggtATATATTTTGTAGCcgttaataataaaattgtcaAGATAATTTATACATCTTTACCAATGACTTAGGGCCCGTTTGTCTTATAcgttttaaaaatcaatttcgATGTTTTAGTTATGTTCGCATATAAgcttttttgaaaatcattttgttaaaaattgatatttatgCTGAAAATGAAATAGCTATTTTGATTAgcttttgaagaaaatcttaGTTTATGGTGTCTATGCTTTTTCAACCATATTAATGAAACTATTTTAACATGCATAGTTTTCAACTTGAATGCTTTTTCAGCCATGGTTTATCCTTTTCTTAAGTCTCTAAAAATAATCACCaattatttgtattaaaatCACTTCTATTTTAATCTATATCAAACGGGCCCTAACACACAAGTACTGTTTCATTCTGTAAACTTATGGCATTTGCTCCCTGAAAAGATTttctaataataatttgttcTTACAGCTTGAGGTAACACCATGTTTACTTTCCTCAACAAGTGATTATGCATCTAGTGTCGATTTGGGAATCAAGGCTGATGATGTATGGAATAGAACAGTTTGGTCATTACCGTAAGTATTGGTTATTTTCTCCATATCAGGATTTGTCTTCAATTTCTGAATATATACTTATGGGTACAACTTGTCTATTTTAAAGTTGTTAGGGAGATTTAAAACCATTCTACCCAATATCTTAAGCATTTAGGAAGTTTGTCATTGGCATGGCATGATATCAAACTCTCAGTGACCAAGTGATCAAGTTCAATCTTTTTCACCCTATCGTCCAGAAATGTATCCAATTTTCCCTATATTCAGTGttagaataaatttttaatctaatCTGGCTGCCTAACATAGCCACTCAATCCATGATCAGTAACAACAGTTGATTGTGATTCATTCATGCGGCCTCATCGTATTGTTGGTAGAATGAAGTAAttcaacatttatttttttacagatATTCTCTTGTGCTGCGACATACTACTGAGGAAGTACTTGATGCGTGCATAGAAGCAATTGAGCCAAATCGGGCTGCACTAACATCGCATCTACGGAATAAAGTAATGAATGATCTCATGGAGGGTTTGAAGGATCAGAATTGGTTTACAGGATTTGATATTGCTGACGAACTGCCTAAGAAATTTTCTTTAAGGCAGTGGATCAAACTTGCCAAGGAAGTCAAGGCAACAGTTTTCATTGCAGGTATTAAAAGCACAAGTGTTTTCtagtgattaattttttaaattcaatttcttcATTGATGCATGAAAAAATGTTTTCATATTCTCTATTTAGTATTTATAGATTATTGAAGATGCATATTTTAAAAGTCGTTGTATATGCAGAGTGTGATTCACGTTGACAAAAGTCAAATTTGATGTAATGTTTCAAGATGAAAATACActgctttatttttatttttttttgtttcgttTTTGGTTTTTGAAGTAGATGCGGAATGGTTATAGGGGAAACAGTTGTTAGGTATGACCATGTGGAAAAGCCAATGATAGTAAAATGGACAATTTATCTAAAAGTGGTTTAAAAGGCTCCcgttatttctttaaatagtgATAACTGATTGGACTATGACACATTCTTTAAACAGTTTTCAAATGATTTAGATGTTCAGTTCAGAGTAACTTTAAAGGAGTTCATGTTTATGAAATtgattgtgtatttttttacaatgttcATCCTTTGTTACATATATAGTACATGGAGGCATTGGAGAAGATGGCACACTTCAGTCTTTGTTGGATGCTGAAGGAGTTCCCTACACAGGTTTGTTTATATTGTACCCTTGCTACATGAGACTATTAGTATTAGGTATAATGGTATCCACTTCCCaggttcaatttttattttaaattgtaatCGTATATTCCCCCCACTTTTATCTTCTGTTGAAGGTCCTGGTACATTGGCATCAAATGTTTGTATGGACAAAGTTGCGACTTCTGTTGCTGTAAAGCATGTACGTTTCCCTTAATCAAAAATACTTTTTTCGCTGAAAGATAAACACTCGTCTTCCATTACTTTTCTCAATTTGACATAAACACACTCcactttcattatttttctcaatttgaCATTTTTCTCTGATGGTGCATTGTAATATCTTGTTATTTGAAAGCTCACAAGTTCGGGAGTTCTTACGATTAATAAGGAAGTCTGGACAAAAGATGATCTGTCTAATAAGCCCATAAACGATATATGGCATGACCTCACCCAGAAGCTACAATGTGAAACATTATGTGTTAAGCCAGCAAAAGATGGATGCTCAACCGGGGTTGCAAGATTACGGTAGATTTGTAAATTTGTTAGCATCCCTTTTCATGTTATCAATGATTTAAAAGTTATGAAATAGCGCCTTATAGCATGCTTTTAAAGGATCAATGTTTATTTCAATGATTACTGTAGGGTGAGATATGTTAATGTTGTGTGCTGTATAACCACACATGGTTCTTATTTATAGTCACGAAATAGAATCATTAATAATTACAAAGGATCAATCTAATCCTTTATTACAGTCAGTAACAGTTTTTTAAACGATTAGAGTTAGTAACTTTATCCTGATTTTCTATCTAGCTGTTTCCTCTCCCTCCGTAATAAATATAACCAAAATTAACCACTTaagcactttttttttacagcaACCACTTACACACTTATTAAGATAAATAGGATGAGAAGAGTtacttttttcttatattttgttaCAACTTAAATGTGCCaaattttgcttttattttgttACAAGGGAAGTACATAATAAACACATGTTAAATAGACTTTCTAACAATTAGTTGCTCATTCTATTTCCATGCAGTTGTTCCAATGACCTTGCAATATACATTAAAGCTCTAGAGGAACGTCTACTAAGGATTCCTCCAAATAGCTTATCAAAGGTATAGGAACAAAATAAAGTCATCATATGTCATTTGGATGTACACATctgaaagaaacaaaaaaattgtaccgTCCTTAAGTACACTTCCAGAAACATGTGATTTTTTAGAAATGTGTTGTCGACAAAGTTCTCCCTATGCATTTATCATATTGTTGTGCCCATACAAATTATAAGACACTGGTAGCAGCATAATATGCATAACAATCACTACTTTCTAAACTATTAAATATCATTGTCACTATATATGAAGGGGCTTGTTGAGtgtaattaattgttatttttttcctttttaatccATGATAAATCTTTCCGTAATTTTTATTCATAGGTTACATAGGATTATCAATTACGGAGTTACTGATTTTAGTAACCaacttgaaattttaattttaatgacatCTTATCTCTTGCTTTCTACTGATGTACACAGGCACATGGTATGATTGAGATGCCAAACCCTCCTCCAGAGCTCCTGATCTTTGAACCTTTCATAGAGACGGATGAAATAATTGTGTCATCTAATGTTAAGAATGAGACTGGTCATGGCTTCGTGTGGAAAGGGCACAGTAGATGGGTGGAAATAACAGTAGGCGTCATAGGAAAACGTGGATCAATGCACTCACTAAGTCCTAGTGTAACTGTCAAGGAAACTGGTGATATTTTGTCATTAGAGGAGAAGTTCCAAGGTTGGTGATCTCCACAGAATTATATTATCTGGTTTTTAGAAGGATAATTGCAAAAGACATGGCCTTCCGCTAGTTTTTCTTAGGCAGCTAAAATATATTAGAGAACTTCAATTGTAATTGAAGTgaacaaaacttgaaaattaCAGGAAAATGTTAGGATGGCCATTTTCGCTTAAGAGTACTGGAACAGTGAAACTTAAGTTTACTACGAAGCAAATCCTAATGACCTGTCATGAACCATATTTTTTAAAGTGTAAACTGCTGCagcatataaattattttttgtttatttatttatataatacaCCCCCTCATGCAAGAGCGAGTTCGAAGTGTGGAAAATGCAAAGGCCCATCCAAGCTATAGCTGATATTTAAGGCAACAGGGATCAAACTCTAGACCTGCCTGTTTGGTTTAGATTTATATGACCACAAAATGAATTAATTTGGCTTACCCCTATCCTTGTACATTGCTTCGTAGGTGGGACTGGCATCAATCTGACTCCACCTCCTTTGTCAATTATGAGGTATGTTATAGAGATTCCACATCCCAGTTGCAAAATAAATTCTGGCTCATAAGTTTTATGTCTTGTTCTTTGAGGTTTATTACTTCATTCTTACTAGAATTTGAGTTTAGTATTAACAAGGGCATGGCTTCTTGTGATAAGAGTCAATTCTGTCAACAGTTTGCTGATAATTAAGTTCTGTATATCTTCTGGCAGGCTTTGATATTATAAGCATATTTATCTAATTCTCAATTTGATAATCTAGACAACTACTAAATCACCTATCAGTTGTTTTTTGGAATATTTATCATTATAGGTTTGTTGAAATACAGTTGTCATTTCTGTTAATGAAAAATTCTAACAAAATGTAGATTTTCTAAGTTATATTTAAGTCGATATTCAGTTAACGTATTGTCGTTTCTTCCCGATTCAAGGGTGTTGTGTTTGGTCTAGATATATTCTTTGAAGgttttatcaaattatttttaatactttGCTTGTTCTTCTCTTTGTAGTGAGAAAGCTTTGCAGAAATGTAAGCAACATATTGAACTGATTGCAAACACTCTACAATTAGAAGGATTTTCA
This genomic interval from Trifolium pratense cultivar HEN17-A07 linkage group LG6, ARS_RC_1.1, whole genome shotgun sequence contains the following:
- the LOC123888597 gene encoding uncharacterized protein LOC123888597 isoform X2, with protein sequence MHMQFLLLSLAQSFPTLADLAEHLAASVDIVFPVIHGRFGEDGGIQELLEKYNVPFVGTGSSECCQAFDKYKASLELRKYGFVTVPSFLVQGYETNKSELSEWFRKHQLDPDVGKVVVKPTRGGSSIGVTVAYGVNDSIVKANEIMSEGIDDKVLIEIFLEGGCEFTAIVLDVGSSSDSCPVALLPTEVELQFLGANDLKENDAIFNYRRKYLPTQQVAYHTPPRFPLDVIENIRKGASVLFKRLCLQDFARIDGWFLPDSGCKLSSSESEFGRSESGTIIFTDINMISGMEQTSFLFQQASKVGFSHTNILRSIVHHACLRFPNLASVSGISGLIPSRSKSSEVNKSFAPREGARKVFVIFGGDTSERQVSLMSGTNVWLNLLGFDDLEVTPCLLSSTSDYASSVDLGIKADDVWNRTVWSLPYSLVLRHTTEEVLDACIEAIEPNRAALTSHLRNKVMNDLMEGLKDQNWFTGFDIADELPKKFSLRQWIKLAKEVKATVFIAVHGGIGEDGTLQSLLDAEGVPYTGPGTLASNVCMDKVATSVAVKHLTSSGVLTINKEVWTKDDLSNKPINDIWHDLTQKLQCETLCVKPAKDGCSTGVARLRCSNDLAIYIKALEERLLRIPPNSLSKAHGMIEMPNPPPELLIFEPFIETDEIIVSSNVKNETGHGFVWKGHSRWVEITVGVIGKRGSMHSLSPSVTVKETGDILSLEEKFQGGTGINLTPPPLSIMSEKALQKCKQHIELIANTLQLEGFSRIDAFVNVDSGEVLIIEVNTVPGMTPSTVLVHQALAEQPPLYPHQFFRTLLDLASERAM